A window of the Diceros bicornis minor isolate mBicDic1 chromosome 12, mDicBic1.mat.cur, whole genome shotgun sequence genome harbors these coding sequences:
- the CYRIA gene encoding CYFIP-related Rac1 interactor A produces MGNLLKVLTREIENYPHFFLDFENAQPTEGEREIWNQISAVLQDSESILADLQAYKGAGPEIRDAIQNPNDIQLQEKAWNAVCPLVVRLKRFYEFSIRLEKALQSLLESLTCPPYTPTQHLEREQALAKEFAEILHFTLRFDELKMRNPAIQNDFSYYRRTISRNRINNMHLDIENEVNNEMANRMSLFYAEATPMLKTLSNATMHFVSENKTLPIENTTDCLSTMTSVCKVMLETPEYRSRFTSEETLMFCMRVMVGVIILYDHVHPMGAFCKTSKIDMKGCIKVLKEQAPDSVEGLLNALRFTTKHLNDESTSKQIRAMLQ; encoded by the exons ATGCCCAGCCcacagaaggagagagggaaatatGGAACCAGATCAGCGCCGTGCTCCAGGATTCCGAGAGCATCCTCGCAGACCTGCAGGCTTACAAGGGCGCGGGGCCAGAGATCCGAGAC GCaattcaaaatcccaatgacattcagCTTCAAGAAAAAGCTTGGAATGCAGTGTGTCCTCTGGTCGTGAGGCTAAAGAGATTTTATGAGTTTTCCATAAGGCTAG aaaaagctcTTCAGAGTTTATTAGAATCTCTGACCTGTCCACCCTACACGCCCACCCAGCACCTGGAGCGGGAGCAAGCCCTGGCAAAGGAGTTTGCAGAAATTCTACATTTTACCCTTCGATTCGATGAGCTGAAG ATGAGGAACCCAGCTATTCAGAATGACTTCAGCTACTACAGAAGGACAATAAGTCGCAATCGCATCAACAACATGCAT CTAGACATTGAGAATGAAGTCAATAATGAGATGGCCAATCGAATGTCCCTCTTCTATGCAGAAGCCACGCCAATGCTGAAAACCCTTAGCAATGCCACAATGCACTTTGTCTCCGAA AACAAAACCCTGCCAATAGAGAACACGACAGACTGCCTCAGTACGATGACAAGTGTTTGTAAAGTCATGCTGGAAACTCC GGAGTACAGGAGTAGATTTACGAGTGAAGAAACACTGATGTTCTGCATGAGGGTGATGGTGGGGGTCATCATCCTCTACGACCACGTCCACCCTATGGGAGCTTTCTGCAAGACATCCAAGATCGAT ATGAAAGGCTGTATAAAAGTTTTGAAGGAACAGGCCCCGGACAGCGTGGAGGGGCTGCTGAATGCCCTCAG GTTCACTACAAAGCACTTGAATGATGAATCGACTTCCAAACAGATTAGAGCGATGCTTCAGTAA